In a genomic window of Sulfuriferula nivalis:
- a CDS encoding YfgM family protein, which produces MSLDLEEQEKLDELKDAWKRYGNFIVGALSIAAISYAGWQWWHHTQQQKNAEAAALYGALQTAQKSQQTKIVTDSAKTLTEKYGSTAYAARAALIAAASNVQAQDNKTAKVELQWILDNSKEDAIKSVAALHLAQILYDENDLNGALALLNAAHDESYADLYNDLKGDILAAQNKQADARAAYKIALEKLSADSPYRQVITIKLNAVAGVSMQ; this is translated from the coding sequence ATGTCACTCGACTTGGAAGAACAAGAAAAACTGGATGAACTCAAGGATGCGTGGAAACGCTATGGCAACTTCATCGTTGGCGCGCTCAGCATAGCAGCAATCAGCTACGCTGGATGGCAGTGGTGGCATCACACCCAGCAACAAAAAAATGCAGAAGCAGCCGCGTTATATGGCGCATTACAAACAGCCCAGAAATCTCAACAAACCAAAATCGTTACTGATAGCGCTAAAACACTGACAGAAAAATATGGTAGCACTGCCTATGCAGCACGCGCAGCGCTGATTGCTGCTGCCAGTAACGTTCAAGCGCAAGACAATAAGACTGCAAAAGTCGAATTACAGTGGATACTCGATAATAGTAAAGAAGATGCCATTAAATCCGTTGCTGCCTTACATCTGGCACAAATCCTTTATGATGAAAACGATTTGAATGGCGCCCTCGCCCTGCTCAATGCTGCACATGATGAATCTTATGCAGATTTATACAATGACCTCAAAGGCGACATACTCGCAGCGCAAAACAAACAAGCCGACGCACGTGCCGCCTATAAAATCGCTTTAGAAAAACTGTCAGCCGACAGTCCTTATCGTCAAGTAATCACCATTAAACTCAACGCTGTTGCAGGAGTATCAATGCAATGA
- a CDS encoding NfeD family protein, whose translation MDTATVWFVIASILIIFELFTGTFYLLIFGCAALAAAGIAFTGLDLIAQYITAALIASSGVLWLRNRPKSQNSSTNNLDQNQTVEIISWLSDTNARVRYRGTEWDATLVANASNTDTHYLIHETLGNTLIIKPIK comes from the coding sequence ATGGACACAGCTACAGTTTGGTTTGTAATCGCAAGCATACTCATTATTTTTGAACTGTTCACCGGCACGTTCTACCTGCTGATATTTGGTTGTGCCGCACTCGCAGCAGCAGGAATTGCCTTTACTGGCTTAGACCTGATCGCACAATACATTACCGCAGCACTTATCGCCAGCAGTGGTGTTTTGTGGTTACGTAATCGCCCCAAATCCCAGAACAGTAGTACTAACAACCTCGATCAGAACCAGACCGTAGAAATCATCAGCTGGCTCAGCGATACCAACGCACGCGTGCGTTATCGCGGCACTGAATGGGATGCCACACTGGTTGCCAATGCCAGCAACACCGACACCCATTACCTCATCCACGAAACACTAGGCAATACCCTGATTATCAAACCCATAAAATAA
- the hisS gene encoding histidine--tRNA ligase, translated as MSQTIQAIRGMNDILPDITPRWQHFEHIVADWLAAYGYREIRTPIVEQTSLFKRAIGEVTDIVEKEMYSFEDALNGEHLSLRPEGTAACVRAVIQHNLIYNAPQRLWYAGPMFRHERPQKGRYRQFHQVGVESLGFADADMDAEHIIMTADLWKRLGLSNIRLEINTLGDAAARTRHRSRLISYLEAHADQLDEDAKRRLHTNPLRILDTKNPAMQALVDAAPRLYDDLDEAALAHFEQVQILLRAHNIEFNINPRLVRGLDYYNYTVFEWITDQLGTQGTVCAGGRYDSLIEQIGGKPAPACGYAMGIERLLALIEANDIPAPSAKLDAYIVHQGEAANVYAWQVATELRAAGLNIVLHCGGGSFKSQMKKADASGAAFACIIGDDEAEQAQISLKSLRNAAEQVSCTPAQAISLLTARN; from the coding sequence ATGAGCCAAACCATACAAGCCATACGCGGGATGAACGACATCCTGCCTGATATCACGCCCCGCTGGCAACATTTCGAGCATATCGTTGCCGACTGGCTTGCCGCTTACGGTTACCGTGAAATTCGCACCCCGATTGTTGAGCAGACCAGCTTATTCAAACGTGCGATCGGCGAAGTGACTGATATCGTCGAAAAAGAAATGTACTCATTTGAAGATGCGCTAAATGGCGAACATTTGTCACTACGTCCAGAAGGTACCGCTGCCTGCGTACGTGCAGTTATACAGCACAACTTAATCTACAACGCCCCGCAACGCTTATGGTATGCAGGCCCGATGTTCCGCCATGAACGCCCGCAAAAAGGCCGCTACCGCCAGTTTCATCAAGTCGGTGTAGAGTCACTCGGTTTTGCCGACGCGGACATGGATGCTGAACACATCATCATGACAGCGGACTTATGGAAGCGCTTAGGTTTATCCAACATCAGATTAGAAATCAACACGCTGGGAGACGCCGCCGCACGTACACGTCACCGTTCCCGACTAATCAGTTATCTGGAAGCACATGCTGATCAGCTGGATGAAGATGCTAAGCGACGTTTACACACCAATCCGCTACGCATACTCGACACCAAAAATCCTGCTATGCAAGCATTAGTCGATGCTGCACCAAGGCTCTATGATGACCTGGATGAAGCCGCTTTGGCACATTTTGAACAAGTGCAAATCCTGCTCCGTGCGCACAATATCGAATTCAATATCAATCCTCGCCTGGTGCGCGGACTGGATTACTATAATTACACCGTCTTTGAATGGATAACCGACCAGCTCGGGACGCAAGGTACTGTATGTGCAGGTGGTCGCTATGACAGTTTGATTGAACAAATTGGTGGTAAACCCGCACCTGCATGTGGTTATGCCATGGGTATAGAACGCCTGTTAGCACTGATTGAAGCCAATGACATTCCTGCTCCCTCGGCTAAACTTGATGCCTATATCGTGCATCAAGGTGAAGCTGCCAATGTATATGCATGGCAAGTCGCGACTGAATTACGCGCTGCAGGATTAAATATAGTCTTGCACTGTGGTGGCGGCAGCTTCAAGTCACAAATGAAAAAAGCCGATGCCAGCGGTGCAGCGTTTGCCTGTATCATAGGCGACGACGAAGCCGAACAGGCACAAATCAGCTTAAAATCCCTACGCAATGCTGCAGAACAAGTTAGCTGCACCCCAGCACAAGCCATTAGCCTATTAACCGCAAGGAATTAA
- a CDS encoding SPFH domain-containing protein: MEFALFLLFVAVVFAASAIKIVPQQNSWVIERLGRYHASLQPGLNIVVPFVDRVAYKHLLKEVPLDVQPQVCITKDNTQVQIDGVIFYQVTDPRLASYGTANFQLAIVQLAQTSLRSECGKRELDRLLEERNDINRAVIAALDEASPNWGVKVLRYEIKDITPPDAVLRSMQTQITAEREKRALVAQSEGKRQEEINLAEGAMTAAIRESEGQKQAAINNAQGQAQAIMLTATATAEAIRKVAAALSEPGGMEAVNLKVAEQYVAAFGNIAKQGNTLIIPGDLSNMGSLVASAMEIVKQKK; the protein is encoded by the coding sequence ATGGAATTTGCTTTATTCCTGCTATTTGTCGCCGTCGTTTTTGCTGCCAGCGCCATCAAAATCGTGCCGCAACAGAATTCCTGGGTCATAGAACGGCTGGGACGCTACCATGCCAGCCTGCAACCCGGCCTGAATATCGTCGTTCCTTTCGTTGACCGTGTCGCCTACAAACATCTGCTCAAAGAAGTCCCGCTAGATGTACAACCGCAGGTTTGTATCACCAAAGACAACACGCAGGTGCAAATCGACGGCGTCATCTTCTATCAGGTCACCGACCCACGTCTGGCCAGCTATGGCACAGCCAATTTCCAGCTCGCCATCGTGCAACTGGCACAAACCAGCCTGCGTTCAGAATGTGGTAAACGTGAGCTGGACAGGCTGCTGGAAGAACGCAACGACATCAATCGTGCCGTCATCGCCGCTCTGGACGAAGCCAGTCCAAACTGGGGTGTTAAAGTATTGCGCTACGAAATCAAAGACATCACCCCACCCGATGCGGTATTGCGCTCCATGCAAACACAAATCACCGCCGAACGCGAAAAACGTGCACTGGTTGCCCAATCTGAAGGTAAGCGTCAGGAAGAAATCAACCTCGCCGAAGGCGCCATGACCGCCGCTATCCGTGAATCCGAAGGACAAAAACAAGCCGCCATCAACAACGCGCAAGGCCAGGCTCAAGCCATCATGCTCACCGCTACCGCCACAGCAGAAGCCATCCGCAAAGTCGCCGCCGCCCTCAGCGAACCAGGAGGCATGGAAGCCGTCAACCTCAAAGTGGCGGAGCAATACGTCGCCGCCTTCGGCAACATCGCCAAACAGGGCAACACCCTGATCATCCCTGGTGATTTATCCAACATGGGCAGTCTGGTTGCCAGTGCGATGGAGATTGTGAAGCAGAAAAAGTAA
- the pilW gene encoding type IV pilus biogenesis/stability protein PilW: MNKIFVLLILSSLMLFNSIAHADDDQLTKEQRRARIHTELGAAYFNRGQFAVALDELREALTSDNHYATTYSIMGLVYMELKEEKSAEDNFRRALDLAPNDSDIRNNYGWYLCTRKRYDESVVQFNTALGNPLYSTPERAMTNAGICSLQAGKTEQAEGYLEKSLKLQPNQAQALTKLSEIYFQQGRYFEAKTLIDRFITNNNPTAEVLWLGVRVARKQNNKDAEASFAQQLRGMFADAPETQLLLQGKFE, encoded by the coding sequence ATGAACAAAATTTTCGTCCTTTTAATACTGAGCAGCCTGATGTTATTCAACAGCATTGCACACGCTGATGATGACCAACTTACTAAAGAGCAAAGACGGGCACGTATTCATACAGAACTAGGTGCCGCTTATTTCAATCGAGGCCAGTTTGCTGTTGCATTGGATGAATTGCGGGAAGCATTAACTTCAGATAACCACTATGCCACCACATATAGCATCATGGGCCTGGTTTACATGGAACTGAAAGAAGAAAAATCAGCAGAGGATAACTTCCGTCGAGCACTGGATTTAGCGCCAAATGATTCCGATATACGCAATAATTATGGCTGGTATTTGTGCACTCGTAAACGCTATGACGAATCCGTAGTGCAATTCAATACCGCATTAGGCAATCCACTTTACAGCACGCCAGAACGCGCGATGACCAATGCAGGTATCTGTTCACTGCAAGCTGGAAAAACTGAACAGGCTGAAGGGTATCTGGAAAAATCACTCAAATTACAACCTAATCAGGCACAAGCTCTGACTAAATTAAGTGAGATTTACTTTCAGCAAGGCCGCTATTTTGAAGCTAAAACGCTAATTGACCGCTTTATCACAAATAACAATCCCACAGCAGAAGTCTTGTGGTTAGGTGTGCGTGTCGCACGCAAGCAAAACAACAAAGACGCTGAAGCCAGCTTTGCACAGCAATTACGCGGAATGTTCGCAGACGCGCCTGAAACCCAATTATTACTTCAGGGGAAATTTGAGTAA
- the der gene encoding ribosome biogenesis GTPase Der, translating to MKPTIVLVGRPNVGKSTLFNRLTKTRDAIVADIPGLTRDRHYGHGKVGSKPYLVVDTGGFEPVVKDGIMHEMAKQTLQAIDEADVILFMVDVRTGCTAQDKIIADRLRRCSCPVHLVVNKAEGMRREVVTAEFHELALGEPMAISASHGEGVTDLVEIALEHIPDATEEEETKHPRIALIGRPNAGKSTLVNSFLGEERVIAFDQPGTTRDSIHIDFERNGKPYTLIDTAGVRRRGKVFEAIEKFSVIKTLQAIDDCNVVILVLDAQADISDQDAHLAGFILDAGRALVVAVNKWDGMSDYQRDNIKREIGRKLQFLEFAKFHYISALKGTGLNPLLVSVDAAYAAAMAKLSTPQLTRILIDAVAAHQPPKTGPFRPKPRYAHQGGMNPPLIVVHGSALDKISDSYKRYLEKTFVQAFKLQGTPLKVQFNVGHNPFADKKPAPLTPAEEKAAHRKRRTGRKLYGKQRKKD from the coding sequence ATGAAACCCACTATCGTACTCGTCGGTCGTCCTAACGTCGGCAAATCAACTTTATTCAATCGTCTCACCAAAACTCGTGATGCGATTGTTGCTGACATTCCAGGTCTCACCCGCGATCGCCATTATGGTCATGGCAAAGTCGGTAGCAAACCTTACCTCGTCGTTGATACCGGTGGTTTTGAGCCTGTAGTCAAAGACGGCATCATGCACGAAATGGCGAAACAAACCCTGCAAGCCATCGATGAAGCCGATGTAATTCTGTTCATGGTCGACGTGCGCACAGGCTGTACTGCGCAAGACAAAATTATCGCTGACCGCTTGCGCCGTTGCAGCTGCCCTGTGCATCTGGTCGTCAACAAAGCCGAAGGCATGCGCCGTGAAGTGGTCACTGCCGAATTCCATGAACTCGCCCTTGGTGAGCCTATGGCAATTTCCGCCAGCCACGGCGAAGGTGTTACTGACCTCGTAGAAATCGCACTGGAACATATTCCTGATGCGACAGAGGAAGAGGAAACCAAACATCCACGCATCGCACTTATTGGTCGTCCTAATGCAGGAAAATCGACATTGGTAAACAGCTTTCTCGGTGAAGAACGCGTTATCGCATTTGACCAGCCAGGTACAACTCGCGACAGTATTCATATCGATTTTGAACGTAACGGCAAACCCTACACCCTGATTGACACTGCAGGCGTACGCCGCCGTGGCAAGGTGTTTGAAGCAATAGAAAAATTCTCCGTCATCAAGACTTTACAAGCCATCGACGACTGTAATGTAGTTATATTGGTGCTGGACGCGCAAGCCGACATTTCCGACCAGGATGCCCACCTCGCAGGCTTTATCCTCGATGCAGGACGTGCGCTGGTTGTTGCCGTCAACAAATGGGATGGCATGAGCGATTATCAACGCGACAATATCAAACGCGAAATTGGTCGCAAACTGCAGTTTTTGGAATTTGCTAAATTCCATTACATTTCTGCGCTCAAGGGTACAGGACTAAATCCACTTTTGGTCTCAGTTGATGCCGCGTACGCAGCAGCAATGGCGAAACTGTCTACACCGCAACTCACCCGTATCCTTATCGATGCTGTTGCCGCGCACCAGCCGCCCAAAACTGGCCCATTCCGCCCGAAACCACGCTATGCTCACCAAGGCGGCATGAATCCACCGCTCATCGTTGTTCACGGTAGTGCACTGGATAAAATCAGCGACAGCTATAAACGCTATCTGGAAAAAACTTTTGTACAAGCATTCAAGCTACAAGGCACACCGCTGAAGGTACAGTTTAACGTCGGCCATAATCCATTTGCCGATAAAAAACCTGCTCCACTCACCCCTGCAGAAGAAAAAGCTGCCCATCGCAAACGTCGTACCGGTCGCAAACTCTACGGCAAACAGCGTAAAAAAGATTAA
- the rlmN gene encoding 23S rRNA (adenine(2503)-C(2))-methyltransferase RlmN — translation MPVNLLDYDLPGLTSYFAELGEKPFRAKQVLRWLHHYGAANFEQMTDLAKSLRTKLNEVASIVPPQMMAEQASVDGTRKWLLDVGSMNGVETVFIPDDGRGTLCISSQVGCALECTFCSTGRQGFNRNLSVAEIIGQLWWANRALGHDPKGDRTITNVVMMGMGEPLANYANVVTALNLMLDDNAYGLSRRRVTVSTSGLVPAMDRLREDCPVALAVSLHAPNDKLRDEIVPINKKYPLAELMAACQRYLEKAPRDFVTFEYVLLDGINDQPVHAHQLVQLVKDVPCKFNLIPFNPFPNSGYLCSKTDAIRRFRDILIQAGHIVTTRKTRGDDIDAACGQLAGQVQDKTKRTLRRIEVNQ, via the coding sequence ATGCCCGTCAATCTGCTCGATTACGACCTGCCTGGCCTGACCAGTTATTTTGCCGAACTCGGCGAAAAGCCGTTTCGTGCCAAGCAAGTGCTACGTTGGCTGCACCACTACGGCGCAGCAAACTTTGAGCAGATGACGGACTTAGCAAAATCTCTCCGCACCAAACTAAATGAAGTTGCCAGCATCGTTCCGCCACAAATGATGGCAGAACAGGCATCCGTTGATGGCACACGTAAGTGGCTGCTGGATGTTGGCAGCATGAATGGTGTGGAGACCGTATTTATTCCCGATGATGGACGTGGCACATTGTGCATCTCGTCACAAGTCGGGTGCGCGCTTGAATGCACTTTCTGCTCTACAGGCAGACAAGGCTTCAATCGCAATCTAAGCGTGGCCGAAATTATCGGTCAGCTCTGGTGGGCTAATCGCGCTTTAGGTCACGACCCTAAAGGCGACCGCACCATCACCAACGTCGTCATGATGGGTATGGGCGAACCCTTGGCTAACTACGCCAACGTGGTCACCGCACTTAATCTTATGCTCGACGATAACGCCTATGGTTTATCACGCCGCCGCGTCACCGTCAGCACCTCAGGTCTGGTTCCCGCTATGGACAGACTGCGCGAAGACTGCCCGGTCGCGCTCGCAGTTTCACTTCATGCCCCCAATGATAAACTGCGTGACGAAATCGTCCCTATCAACAAAAAATACCCACTAGCTGAACTCATGGCAGCTTGCCAACGATACCTGGAAAAAGCGCCTAGAGACTTTGTCACCTTCGAATACGTCTTGCTCGATGGCATTAACGACCAGCCTGTTCATGCGCATCAATTAGTACAACTGGTCAAAGATGTACCGTGCAAATTCAACCTCATTCCTTTTAACCCGTTCCCTAATTCGGGTTATTTGTGTTCCAAAACGGATGCTATCCGTCGTTTCCGTGATATTTTGATACAAGCAGGTCACATCGTCACCACACGCAAAACACGTGGCGACGACATCGACGCAGCGTGTGGTCAACTCGCTGGACAAGTTCAAGACAAAACCAAACGCACTTTACGACGTATCGAGGTGAATCAATGA
- a CDS encoding helix-turn-helix domain-containing protein, whose product MHQDEASIDTLTVGEQLSHARAAMQLSIEDIAQHLKLSPLQITRLENNDFATLGAVFSRGFVRLYARHVGLNADELVAAMAGNLHRNKESLSVHNEEIPLGKGLSKYWLILFVMAIILVLGVPLAIYYWLSSSATITPASKPPVIVPHPVAPAVNKVLAPTALPPAAPAAEKKDATTENDTAVEPVTDANTGRMSFKFDADSWVEIRDGSNHTVLSHLYRAGETAEISGTPPLSLVIGNAAQVSLQYNDQPVDLKPYTGVTVAKVTLK is encoded by the coding sequence ATGCATCAGGATGAAGCATCTATAGATACCCTTACTGTCGGTGAACAACTTTCTCATGCGCGTGCGGCAATGCAGCTAAGCATCGAGGATATTGCACAACATCTTAAGCTATCTCCATTACAAATTACGCGCCTGGAGAACAATGATTTTGCCACACTAGGCGCCGTATTCAGTCGCGGCTTTGTAAGGTTGTACGCGCGTCATGTGGGATTAAATGCAGATGAACTTGTTGCAGCTATGGCAGGCAATTTGCATCGAAATAAAGAATCATTGAGTGTACACAATGAAGAAATCCCTCTTGGCAAAGGGTTATCAAAATATTGGCTAATCCTCTTTGTTATGGCGATTATCCTGGTGCTGGGTGTACCACTGGCAATCTACTACTGGCTATCCAGCTCCGCAACTATCACGCCCGCTTCAAAGCCGCCCGTGATTGTGCCACATCCTGTTGCCCCGGCAGTCAATAAAGTTTTAGCCCCGACAGCATTACCACCCGCTGCGCCAGCCGCAGAAAAGAAAGATGCAACAACAGAAAATGACACAGCAGTTGAGCCTGTTACCGATGCCAATACAGGACGCATGTCTTTTAAATTCGACGCTGATTCGTGGGTTGAAATTCGTGATGGCAGCAATCATACTGTGCTATCGCATTTATATCGCGCTGGTGAAACCGCTGAAATTTCAGGTACACCACCGTTGTCGCTAGTTATCGGCAATGCTGCACAGGTCAGTTTGCAATATAACGATCAACCCGTTGATTTAAAACCCTATACAGGCGTAACTGTCGCCAAAGTCACTTTAAAATAG
- the ndk gene encoding nucleoside-diphosphate kinase has protein sequence MAIERTLSIIKPDAVAKNVIGQIYQRFEGAGLKVIAARMMHLSRAEAEGFYAVHKERPFFKDLVDFMISGPVMVQALQGENAMQVNRDLMGATDPKKADKGTIRADFADSIDANAVHGSDSVENAAIEIAYFFPALNVYAR, from the coding sequence ATGGCAATTGAACGCACATTATCTATTATCAAACCTGACGCAGTCGCTAAAAATGTAATCGGTCAAATCTATCAGCGTTTTGAAGGCGCTGGCTTGAAAGTGATTGCTGCACGCATGATGCATTTGTCACGCGCTGAAGCTGAAGGTTTTTACGCAGTGCACAAAGAACGTCCATTCTTCAAAGACCTGGTTGATTTCATGATCTCTGGTCCAGTTATGGTACAAGCATTGCAAGGCGAAAACGCTATGCAAGTTAACCGCGACCTGATGGGCGCTACCGATCCTAAAAAAGCAGACAAAGGCACTATCCGTGCTGATTTTGCTGACAGCATAGACGCTAATGCAGTGCACGGTTCTGATTCAGTTGAGAATGCAGCTATCGAAATCGCTTACTTCTTCCCAGCTTTAAACGTTTACGCACGTTAA
- the ispG gene encoding flavodoxin-dependent (E)-4-hydroxy-3-methylbut-2-enyl-diphosphate synthase: MFNTKLPRHTTRKVWVGNIAIGGDAPVVVQSMTNTDTADIAGTTEQTYALWRAGSEMVRITVNTLEAAQAVPHIRDALAKMGCDVPLIGDFHFNGHKLLTSVPECAEALAKYRINPGNVGKGSKRDEQYAAMIETACRYNKPVRIGVNWGSLDQAHLARMMDENAQRAQPFEPEWVMREALITSALESAQKAEEIGLPRDKIILSCKLSGVQDLISTYRELASRSDYPLHLGLTEAGMGSKGIVASTAALSVLLQEGIGDTIRISLTPAPGGDRSQEVIVAQEILQTMGLRSFTPMVVACPGCGRTTSTVFQHLAQDIQRYLRDQMPTWRNQYPGVEAMHVAVMGCVVNGPGESKHANIGISLPGTGEVPVAPVYVDGQKTVTLKGEHIAEEFQAIVEDYVHSHYGANAPAITNKTIPIHSI, encoded by the coding sequence ATGTTTAATACTAAACTTCCACGCCATACCACCCGCAAAGTTTGGGTAGGCAACATTGCCATCGGTGGTGATGCGCCAGTCGTTGTGCAATCCATGACCAACACGGATACAGCTGACATAGCAGGTACAACCGAGCAAACTTATGCACTATGGCGTGCAGGCTCAGAAATGGTACGCATCACTGTTAACACTCTGGAAGCAGCTCAAGCCGTGCCGCATATCCGTGATGCATTGGCGAAAATGGGCTGCGATGTGCCGCTCATAGGTGACTTCCATTTTAACGGTCACAAGCTACTTACCAGTGTGCCTGAATGCGCTGAGGCATTGGCAAAATACCGCATAAATCCGGGCAACGTCGGCAAAGGCAGCAAACGCGACGAACAGTATGCCGCCATGATAGAAACAGCCTGTCGCTACAACAAACCTGTACGCATAGGCGTCAACTGGGGAAGTCTGGATCAGGCACACTTGGCACGGATGATGGACGAAAACGCCCAGCGTGCACAGCCATTTGAACCTGAATGGGTAATGCGCGAAGCGCTGATTACGTCCGCGCTGGAATCTGCACAAAAAGCCGAAGAAATTGGCTTACCGCGCGACAAAATCATCTTGTCATGCAAACTGTCAGGCGTACAGGATTTAATCAGCACTTACCGCGAACTCGCATCACGTTCTGATTATCCTTTGCATTTGGGCTTAACCGAAGCTGGCATGGGTTCCAAAGGCATAGTCGCTTCTACCGCTGCATTATCCGTGCTGCTGCAGGAAGGTATAGGCGACACCATCCGTATCTCTCTCACCCCTGCACCTGGTGGTGACCGTAGCCAGGAAGTCATTGTTGCACAGGAAATATTACAAACTATGGGCTTGCGTTCATTTACACCTATGGTTGTGGCATGCCCTGGTTGTGGACGCACCACCAGCACCGTATTTCAGCATTTAGCCCAGGACATACAACGCTATTTACGCGACCAGATGCCGACCTGGCGTAATCAGTATCCTGGCGTTGAAGCCATGCATGTTGCCGTCATGGGTTGCGTGGTCAACGGTCCTGGCGAATCCAAGCATGCCAACATCGGCATTAGCCTGCCAGGCACAGGTGAGGTTCCTGTTGCGCCGGTATATGTCGATGGACAAAAAACTGTGACCCTCAAAGGTGAACATATTGCTGAAGAATTCCAGGCGATAGTTGAGGATTACGTTCACAGCCACTATGGCGCAAATGCCCCTGCAATAACCAACAAAACTATTCCCATACACAGTATTTAA
- the bamB gene encoding outer membrane protein assembly factor BamB, producing MKIRLSILSLAVVTSLSGCAGVTRHLNPMNWFGSSSTPVEKPAALVDFKPSATIKTSWQTSTGESKQIEFAPAIALDAIYTANIKGQLTRLNPTTGKIDWQIDTGTPLSAGVGANIDNEYVGTPRGDVIAYDDKGKKRWTTHLSSTVLGVPKAAEGIVVVRTEDGHIYGLNADDGVQKWMYQRLLPALILRSQASLLVTKGAIFAGYPGGKLVALALDTGNVGWEANVAQPRGASEIERVTDVTSTPVIDDKQVCAVAYQGRVACFEIRTGNLLWAKEMSSTAGLTMDTDNLYISDSKGDVVALEKTHGVSVWKQTQLKNRHLTAPRRIGNYLAVGDMEGYIHLLALDDGHMVARTSTDGSAIISQPQDKSDNIVVQTAKGSIYTLTVQ from the coding sequence ATGAAAATTCGTTTAAGTATACTTAGCCTTGCCGTAGTCACCAGCCTCAGTGGATGTGCTGGCGTGACCAGACACCTCAACCCGATGAACTGGTTTGGCAGTAGTAGCACGCCAGTAGAAAAACCTGCTGCGCTTGTAGACTTCAAACCCAGCGCAACCATCAAAACCAGCTGGCAGACCAGCACAGGCGAGAGCAAACAAATTGAATTTGCACCTGCAATCGCGCTTGATGCTATTTATACCGCCAATATCAAAGGTCAATTAACGCGTCTTAACCCCACCACGGGCAAAATAGACTGGCAAATTGATACGGGCACGCCACTCAGCGCAGGTGTCGGAGCAAATATTGACAATGAATATGTTGGCACACCCAGAGGCGACGTTATTGCCTATGATGACAAAGGTAAAAAGCGTTGGACTACGCACTTATCCAGCACAGTACTCGGCGTGCCCAAAGCCGCTGAAGGTATTGTCGTAGTACGTACTGAAGACGGCCATATATACGGTTTGAATGCCGATGATGGCGTGCAAAAATGGATGTATCAGCGCTTGTTACCCGCGTTAATTCTGCGTAGCCAAGCCAGCTTGTTAGTTACCAAAGGTGCCATATTCGCTGGTTACCCAGGTGGCAAATTGGTCGCATTGGCACTGGATACCGGTAATGTAGGCTGGGAAGCCAACGTTGCTCAACCACGTGGCGCATCTGAAATTGAACGCGTCACCGATGTTACCAGCACCCCAGTTATCGACGACAAACAAGTTTGTGCCGTTGCCTATCAAGGTCGGGTTGCCTGCTTTGAAATTCGCACAGGCAATTTATTGTGGGCCAAAGAAATGTCCAGCACCGCAGGTTTAACCATGGACACGGATAACCTCTACATTAGCGACAGTAAAGGCGATGTTGTTGCTCTGGAGAAAACCCACGGCGTCAGCGTATGGAAGCAAACTCAATTGAAGAACCGCCACCTGACAGCACCACGTCGCATAGGTAATTACCTGGCTGTGGGTGATATGGAAGGTTATATCCATTTATTGGCACTGGATGACGGTCATATGGTAGCCAGAACCAGTACTGACGGCTCCGCCATCATCAGCCAGCCACAAGATAAAAGCGACAATATCGTCGTGCAAACAGCCAAGGGTAGTATTTACACCCTGACTGTTCAATAA